CTGCGAACTGAACCTCCCAGCTGTCGTCCCGAAGAGCTTCAGTCAATGCCGGCGCAGCGACCGGATCGCCGAGCAGCCCCAAGATGTCCGCAGCATGGGTACGTCTCTGCGCCTCCGGATCCTGGAGTGTCTTCAGGAGTGCAGGCAGCGCCACACCCCCAAACTCCACCAGGGCTGTGCTCAGCGTGTTGCGCCGCTCGGGGTCTGCGTGCCCCAGACCTGCGATCAACGGACTCAGCGCACTCCCATGCCCCATCTGTCCGAGGGCGAAGATGGCTTTGCGGGCCACCCCATCGTCGGGGTCGTTGACCGCCCGACTCAGCGCTGCCGTACTCGCAGCGTCGGCAAGCTTGCCGAGCGTATGCACCGCCTGCAAGCGGGTCGCGGCGTCAGGGTTCTCCAGCAACTCGAGGAGTGGCGGCACGGCCTCTGGTCCCATACGCACGATCGCCCAGGTCAGGTTCTCCCGTACAAAGAAGTCTGCCTCGTGGCCCAGCCGTGCGATCAGGTCCGGCAAAGCGTCTCTGTGCTGGGCAGCACCGAGATCCAGGGCGGCCCGGATACGGACGTTCTTATCAGGATGGCTGAGGTCGGTCACCGCGCTCGGGTTCGTCATCGTTGCGCTGGCGTGCTGGGAGGACATGGCCTCTGAAATGAAGGTCCAGGCGGTGCGCAGATCTGCCGGGAGGTGATGCTCATAGGCCCTGCCGATGGCCTGGGCGATCTCAGGACGGTCAGCGGTGGTCCGCCCGATGAGCTGCTGCCAGCGTGTTGCGAGCATCCCCGCTTCGGGTGAAGTCGAGGGGAGGCCCTCCTCCAGCGCAGTGAACACGTGGGTCAAGAGGGTTTCCCAGTCATCGTCGCCAGAGTCCCACGATTGGTTCTGGAAGCACTGTACTTGTTCGTCACTCAGGGTGAGGTGCCCCGCGACATCCTGTGCGGCCTGCATAAAGTGCCCCACCTGCTGGGCAACGCGCTGGGTCAGCGCGATGGTTTCCATCACTGCTGTCCAGCTCACCTCGGCAGCCCCTTGTAAGGCGTGCAGACGGCTGACCAACTGGCGCTCCTGAGCAATGCGCGTTTCCAGCACCTCAATGTGCTGTCGAAAGGACTCCTGGGCGTCGTAAGCGGGATCATCCAGCGCACGTGCGATCTCAGGGAGGGTTAACCCTAAGGTCTTTAGGCCCTGGATGTGCAGCAGGCGGGTCAGGTCGGCAGGTGAGTACAGGCGGTAGGCAGCCTGGGTGCGGCCGCTGGGCCTGAGCAGGCCCAGCGCGTCGTAATGCCGTAGGGTACGGATCGTCAAACCTGTTTGTCGGGCGAGTTCTCCAATTTTGAATTCCATGGCCACCTCCGACACTCACCGTAAACTGTGACGTTACGGGAGAGTCAAGGGACGACGTAAGCCGCATGGTCGTGGACCGCTTGGGTTGTGTTGCCTTAATCGGGCTGGGGTAGGCTGACCCGCTGTGACCGATGCCAAACCCTCCCGCCACCGATTTCCCATGACGATTATCCAGCACGCTGTTTGGCTCTATCACCGCTTTCCGCTCAGCTACCGAGACATCCAGGAATTGTTGCACCAGCGCGGTATTGAGGTCAGTCACGAAACCCTCCGTGAATGGGCCATCAAGTTCGGCCCGCTCTTTGCATGTGGCCTGCGTCACCGGGAACCCCGCCGGGGTTCCCGGTGGCTCTTGGACGAGGTCTGCACGACGGTGGATGGTGTCCGCCACTGGTTGTGGCGGGCAGTGGACGAGCACGGGTTCGTGCTCGATATCTTGCTCCAGAGACACCGCGATACCAAGGCCGCCAAGAACTTCATGATGCGACTTCTGGCTGAATATGATGTTCCAGACATGATCTGTACCGATCAGCTCAGGAGCGATCGAGCCGCGATTCGGGAGATTCCGAGCCTAGCCAACGTCGACCACCAGCAAGTCATCTCCACGGCGCGCTGCAACAATTTGATCGAACAATCTCACCGTCCTACACGGCGTCAGGAGCGAAAACAGCAGGGATTCAAGCGAAGAAAGCGAACGCAGGAATTCCTAAACCTGCACGCTAGAATCGACAACCTCCATCAGCACACCAGAACCAGCGTTTTCGCCGCATCCAGACGAAATAATCAGAGAAAAGCATTCCAGACGTGGTCAATGGTCGCGGCAGGGGCAGTCTGAATCTCAGGCCGCCCCTGCCCTCAGCCTGCCGTCGAACCAATTAAGGCAACACAACCGATCCCCCGCTGAGTAGTCACGATTTTTTTTAGTGCGAAAGAACTGTCTTGCTGCATTCACGAATTTGAACAGCCGCTTTCGACCCCGCCAACGGCTTAAACGCTGCCCATCACTAGTTGGGCACGACCTTTCGTCGATGGTTGTCATTCGCCACCAGCATGAGGTTATCGCCTGATCCCACAGCATGCTGTGGGATCAGTAATGCCGAAGGCATGCAGTACGCCTCCGGCGTTTGGCGTAGATCAGGGTTCAGGCGGCGCTTTGGGTCAGCTTGACTTCCAGCTGTGCGCCCAGCACCTCTGCGAGTTTCCGCAGGGTAGTCAGGCTGTGGCCCCAGTAAAAGTAATCCTGCAGGCGGCCTACGGCGGCTGGACTGCTGCCGATTCGCCGGGCGACTTCGCTGTTGCTCAGGCCGCTGCGCTCGATGGCCCGTTCCACCTCCAGGCTGACCGGGTTCACCTCGGCGGCCGCCAGCAGTTCCCCGTGCGGCTGCGCGAAGTCGGCCAGATCCGCCGCCGGAAGGTCGCTCAGCGTCTGGAAGCGCGGGGCAGGCACCGGCAGGCCAGCCCGCTGGCGCTCCAGCACTGCCAGGGCGAGCCTCTGGGCCAGCCGTTCGCGCACCTGTTCCTGCGTCTTGCCGACCACCGTAACGTTCAGTTCCGGCACCAGCCCGCCGAAGGCGGGGCCGTCCTGCTCAAAGATTGCGAGATACTGCATGTGATCCTCCAGGGTGCATGAAGTGAGGGGGGACACCGCTTCCCCTGCTGCGCTTTCAGGCCGAGTCGCTTGAGGAAGTGGTTCTCTAATCCTTTCGGAATTTCGTGTGAATCCTTCCCGGCAAGGAGCAGCTCAGCACGAATTTCTCTTTCACTGACAGTCATTGATCGAGACTGCTAAAATATAAAAGATTAGATAAAAATAGAGAGAAGTCGATGCCTAATCCATGTATAGCCCAGACATAATTGACGAAATTATCTTCGGAACTCTGTTGATTCCCATATCCCGCACAAGCGGCCCCGACTGCTTGCGCAATAATTTTCATTTCGCCTGTGCCTTCCCCTATATCTTCGCATATTTTGTGATACCTTTCAGATTGTTTAGCATCAAAGTGTTTCTCGCGGATATAAGCATTTATGTCATCAATTTTATAAGAATCCTCTGAGTACGGGAAATTTAAATTAAATAAAAGCGCTTCTTCATATAGATTTGGCAACTTTAAATTTGAATCTAGAAGTGTATTTGACATAGCTCGTCTGTCGGACAAAAACTGAGATAGTATATTATGAGTTTGATTCTTTTCATAAAGAGATATGGAATAGGAATCCCAAAATTCGTCTATATTCACGACATTATTCCTTTCGCATGATCCTCTGGCACTTAATTATTCTAAACTCCATATACTCTCTTTTCTTTCAGTCAATGCAAGATAATTGTTCCTTGTGGAGATCATCGCACGAAATTATCACCTCGGCAATTGTTTCAATTTTTTTCCTTTGCACCAGGTCTGGTGGCTTCCCTTCGTTCGTAGGTGCCTCCAATTCAATTTCTTAAAGAGTACCTGTATTTCTTTGTATTTTATACACATCCTTATGCCTAAAATTTATCAAATCTGATAAAGAGCGTCAAGCGGCGAGACGGCAAAACACGCCCGTCTCCCTATGAGCGGGCGTGTTGCACAGAACTGTGTGTCACCGGGCGTCGATCAGGTGCTTCAATTCCGCTTCGGTGGCGCTCGCCAGCCCCACGTGCACGGCGTCGATCTATCCAAAATACTCGGCCTCGGCGTCGCGCCATTCCTGATCGGTCTCCTCTACTGGCAGCGGCACGAGCACCAGCGGGCCACAGGTGGGTTGGTAGAGCCGTGCATGCGCCACCACTGCTACGTACTGTGCTCCATCATGGTGTTCGTTGACGCTCTCTCAAAACAACGTCCAGCACACAATATGCAACAATCGTCCGAAGGATCTCAGCAGGACGTGCAGGATCCGTTCTTTCAAGAAGTCAACGGCGTATCGCTCAGACAGCCCGATGGAAGCTGGCTGCCTTCCTCCAACCAGACCTAATCACGCTGCAGGTCTGCGTTGCAGGCGTGCTGTACACTCTTCGTACCGCCACATCAGGACTCCAACATGCCCTGACGGACAGGCGTGGAGGTCAGTTTGTGAACACCCGCTCGCTCCTTGTCACCTTGTTTCCCCTTCTGTCCCTGTGCGCTGCAGCGCAAACCAGTGATGACCTTCGTTGGACGCGCCTCGATATCACCCAGGATGGCTGGCTCTCCGGAACAGAACTGACCGCCTGCGGCTGCGCCAGCGCAGATGTCAATCACGATGGCGAGGTGACCCGCGCAGAATTCATGGCGGCGCAGGCCCGCGTCGGCACACCACCCGCCGCGACGTCCTCCACCCGTACAGCGCCATCGCCGCAGCCAGCGGCCATCCCAGCGACCGTGACGCCCGCCTGTACGGCCTTTCATTTCAGTGGTCAACCGGTCACGCGCGACATGTTCTTCAGTCTCTGGACTACACTTTCCCCAAGTAGCGCCATCTGTCTGGTGCAGGCGCGTGGCGTCTCGTTCAACGTGACAGCAGCGGACGAGCGACGCATCAATACTGGCTTTTCGTATCCCGATGTCATCGCAGCGCTGCGGGCCAATTACCGTGCGCCCGCGCCAGTCCATTACAACGCGGCCCGCGTGAGCACCGGACGCTACGCCTGTGGTGGATTCGCGACCGCTAGCACTATTGGCAAGGACCGCGCAGACCTCACCATCGTGGATGCCAGCCACTACCGGAGCGATACGGCCGCGGGGACATATACCTATACTCCACAGACTCGTGTCTTGACCTTCGGGAGCGGACCGTTCGCAAAGCATGGATGGGTTGGGGTGTATCTTCCCGACGGGTTCCCAGATGAAACAGGCTACCGGATGGAAGGCGATACCGTGGTGATCCGAACGTTGAAAGACATCCAGGCAGGCAATCAGCATGACCTCCAGGCGTGTAAACGTGCCCGCGAGTAACCCGACCCCTGCCGTACGGTGACCGTCACGGCAGAGGGGTGGCTCCTCCGAGCAGGCCAAGTACCGCGGGACAGAGGACGATCTGGACAAAAGTCGGTCATGCTGAGCCTGGCTCCACTGCCTGCCGGGTCACGACGCTCAACGCAGACTGTGGCGAACGTGACCCAGGCTCTGACATCTCCGGTGTCACCAACCGCGCTGGACCGATGCTGAAGAGTCAGCCTGCTTCTACAACCTCTTGAGCTTCAGAAGGCCCGCAGCATCAACAAGGAGCCACAGCAGCTTCACTCAAGAATCTGCACCTCCACTGCGGGCATGCGACCTCTCCGAGCTGGCTTGTTCCTGCTGGCCACGACCTCCTCAGCACTGGCCGCGACCTACAACATGGCTGCACCGATCCTGCCTGATCCCAAACTCAGTCCAGGTGACGTTCTGGCCAGCGATCCTGCCATCATCTGCAGGAGCGGACATACCAAAACCGTTCGCAATGTTCCCCAGAGTTTGAAAAATCAGATCTACAAGGAATACGGCATCATCAGCCGGCTGTCTGGTGAGTACGAAATCGACCACATCACCAGCCTGGAACTGGGCGGGTCGAACAGCGCCAAGCATCTGTTCCCAGTCGTTTAAAACCCAGCCGCTGAACGCCCACGTCAAGGATACCCTGGAGAACAAACTCCACGCGCTCACCTGCGCTGGAACAATCCTGAGTCGTGGTCAGACCGCTCATTCCGCGAAACGATTGAGCGGGCGCGTACGGGTGCAACATCTCCACACGTATAAACCCAGCTTGGTGCGCTCACCGCTGCTCGAGCTGGGAGAATGTTCAAACGATCCTCCAGAACGTTTCTGCTCATCTGATTGGTTTAAAGGCCCAGAGCTTGTCTGCCCACACGAGGAGTTGATTCCGCGGCTGATCATACAGCACCGTGCCTCCGCCCAACTCGGCACTGAGATCCACTCCGGTTTTCGCCAAGACTTTCCCAGTCGCGGTGTCGAGGGCATAGAGCGTCCCGTTCGAATCGTACAACACCCCACGGACAACCACAAACCGGTTCATAAATCCCGCGCCGTTGGGATCGAAGGTCCACTTCCGTGTGCCGTCCGCCAGATTGAAGGCACACAGCGCTGAGCTTCCGCCGGGCGAGAAGAAGATGGTGTGTTGCTGGATCTGCGCGTACGTCGAATTCTGGTCGCCGTTCTCCTGGCACAGCGACGAGGCCTTCCACACGGCTGTGCCCGCTGAATCGAACGCTGCCATGCTCCCCGCCCCCTGGAACACCACGATGCGGTCCTCACCCACGGTCATCTTGGCCCCGAGATACAGCGGTGCTGGGCCCGTCACCTCCTGCTGCCAGATCTCGGTGCCGTCCTGCTGGTAAGCATGCAGAAAGAGACGAACCATGTCTTTAGATGTCTCCACGTAGTTCAGCACATAGATCTGCCCAGTGGCCGCATCGACCTGGATATCCGAAACAATGTAGCTGCCGTCCGCAGGCGGCATGAACTCTTTTTGCCAGCGTGGTGCGGGCGTTCCGGAGAACCCTGCCAATTGGCTAAGCGAGTACGCATAGAGGGCATGGATGGTAGGCACAAGAACCAGATCGTCGAGAACGGTCATCTGCTGGAGGTGGAAATACGATTCATTCGATAGAGGAAGACGCACGATCTGACCCCGCGTGCCGTCCTGCGACGTCACGCGAATGGCGGCACCACTGGTATCCAGATATCTGGAAACATAAATGCCTTTTCCTCCAATGACCTGCTGAGGTCCGTAGCGGTCGCCAGCAACGACCATCTCCCGGGTTCCAGGAAGCTGATCGGTGTAAGGAAGACGTAGCCGAACTCGCCCGGTGGTCAGATCGTAGCCATTCAGCACGCCGGTATACCCGGCAGCCCGGGTGTATTCCTGGGAGAAGACCACATCACCGGCCAGACTGAAGCCGTCCGCGTTGGTGCTGTCGACGGTGAAGAGCTGCTCGACCTCTGGAAGTGTCAAAGGGGGGCGGGTAGAAGAGCCGCAGGCTACCAGGCTGGTCAGCAGGCATAGCGCTGCTATTGTTGGTCGTTTCATGATCGTCTCCATCAAATGGCGTCTTCCCACAAAGCAGATTGACCGAGAGTGTGTATCAGTTTCGCGGAAGAATGTTAAATTCCTGCAGCTTGGCCAGCACATCCCTTCTGGGTCTCTCCTGATATACCTGTATAAGTGCGCGTGCCGCATTCGAGGCAATCAGTGCATTCAGGAATCGGTTTCCGCCCAACGCACTCTGGAATATATGTAGGTTTGCGAATTGTTGCCGACGACTGAAGCACCCTACCCCTCTCCGATCACGTTGGTTCACCATTCGGGAAAAGAAGTTGGCCATACTCAGTTGAGCTTACTTAGTTGTGTCTCGCGGTCTTAGTTGTGTCTCCTAGTGAACTCACAAGTGATTGACAGGAAAATGCCCCTCCATATCATTGACACGGAGGGGCGCGACGTTGCTTCAGCGCGTTTGGAGGATGACCGCAGGGGAACAAGATGTGCCGGGGGCGTTTGATCCATGCCGTGTGGAATCAGCCGTAGAGACCGGTATTCGGCTTAACGTGGCCGATAGAGCGCGATGCCACGTTAGCGCGTTCGTTTGGCTGGTTTGAAAAAGTCCTTGCGTTTAATCTTCACCATCCGTCCGTCCGGATGATGCCAGACAATCCCCTCAATGCTCAGCGGTTCCAAATATGCCTTCAACCCTTGAAAGTCACGTGGTACATCGCTCAGCACTTCTCCACCATGTCGCACCAACTGGTGCTGATCGAAGCCGTCCGAATTGCTCTGGATCTTCGGGCCCACGAGTTCATATGTCCCGTCGGGCAGATTGGGCGTGTTCTGTCGCCCCTCTCGATGATAGCGGTCATCGGCCCCTTCCCCAACGGGCACCCACCCCGGCCAGTGCCCCGTTTGAGGATCTGGTGCTTGGGCCGCTTCAAATCCCTCCGGTGGTGTCTTGCCCTGCTTCGCGTCGTAGCGTTTGTACAGCTTGCCGTCGCGGATGAGGCAACTGGTGCCGTCAAACTTCCGCGTGGCGAGACCTTCCCCTACTGCAACCCACTCAGCGCCCGGCACGATCTCATCACGCACCAAGCGATCACCTTCATAGTTTCGTTGAAAGAGGCTGACGATCTTCTTCATAGACCTCTAGCGTACCGTAGGCGCTTCAGCGGCTCGGCTCCAAATGAATCGGCATCTTCGCCCTGCCCCTCCGCCCAACCTTCACAGCGGCAGGCAGGACGTGCCCTGGGCAGCCTCCGGGAAGCGAGTCCTGAAGAGTTCAACCGGGCCGTCGCGGAGTTGGCACGAGCCTGTGTCTGTCAGAGGCGTGAGAACGTTCGCAAGATCGGTAAGAAATGGCCTGGCGATCGAAGGCAAGGATCTCCAAGACGTCGATGTGCTCGAGGTCGACAACATGCTCCACCACATCTGGGTGGTTGAATGCAAAGACTACACGGCGGCCCGGACCCTCGCCGAACTGGCAACGGATCTCTAGACGCTGGTGCGCAGCAAACCGCAGCCGGAACGACATCTGGGAACGCCTACTCTTCGAACGGCACCAACGCCGAACCGAGTGTGTGATCAACCATCTGAATGAGGTGTTAACGCTGTTCGGTGAGACAGACAGCGGCAAATGCACGGCTCTGCCTCTGGTCGTCATGAGCTCGGAACCGTTCGCCCTCCTGCGGAACCTCGCACAGCTGCTACTGGTCTCAATCGACAGGTTCCACCAGCGACTGAAAGGCGTGTATACGCTGAGGTAATCCAGTCACCGCGAGCGCGAGCTCTCTCGCAGAGTGCGTCTAGCAGGGGTCGCCGAATTTATCCTAAACCTGTAGAGACGGCTTTCTCCTCTGGAAGGCTACGTGAGCGACGCGGGCCGTGTCGGCGGGAACCTCACGGACCGATGGTAGTTGAAGAGTCGTGGTGCAGTGTGAAGCTGCTGTTCGAGATTGGCACGCCCTGAATCCGCCAACACCGTTGTATCGAAGGTTAAACCCGGGCAGGGGCCGAACGTCTGTTCCAGCGCTGCATGCTCGACAGCGTGAGTGCCGTCGCCAGGCCACCCGCGAGATACCACGTCGCCGTGAGCACCGGCGTGACGGGCCAGCGCTCGCCCGGCGAGTGCCCCAGCCCCAGGCGGGGTGGCAGCAGCGCCGCCCCGAGGCCGGCGGCGAGCCCCACCGCGGCCCCGCGCTGACCGACGTGCGCTGGATCGCCCAGCCCGATCACGCTGTAGAGCAGCGCATTCGATACGAGATCCGCTGCCAGCGTGCTCCAGTACAGCGCCTCACCGCGCGGAGGCACACACCCCACCACCCGGAACACCCGTGTCAGGCCACGCTCGCCGATCACGTCGATTCTCGGCGCGTGCGGCAACACCTGCCGCGCCCCCTCATTCAGCAGCGTGACTGTGAGAGCACCGATCAGTCCGGCCAGCAGTCGCTGATCCGTCCCCGGTCTGTGTGGCAGGGTCACACGACAATCCGCCGGAACTCGCCGCCCTCGTCCCGCGATGGCAGCTGGGCGTACATCAGTTCCTGCTGAACCACCTCGGCCACCGCCTGCCCGAGCTGCTCGGCACTCCGGTGCTCGCTGGGCAGCGGCTCAGCCACCACATCGAAGCCGCGCTCGGCATCGGTATCCTGAAAGCGCACCGAAACCTGAAAGCTGCTGGCGTGCACGTCTGGCGTGACGCGCAGCCCTTCGCGGCCATGTTTCTGAGAATCGAAGGCGACGTCGAATGCGGCCCGGGCTGCCTGAAAGTCCATGCACGTAGTCTGACCTGCCGAGGCAGGGGCGGTCTGCACCTTGGTCTTTACTTCGAGTTGAGACAGGGTCGCCCTGGGCGGTGGCGCCTTCACCAAGTCGGACATGGTGAGAGAAGTGGCGAGGTTACTCACTGAGTGTCGTTCGTCAGCCGCAGCAAGATGGAGCTGCCGCGTTCTTGCCATGGTGTCCCTGAAATTGCTGCCGGAACGACCGTATGCTCGGAACGAGGTAGAGGTGACCGAGTCCGGAAGGCAGATTGAAGGTCAAGGTTCCTGAGGATCGACCGGTGCGACATCAAAATTGAAGTTCACATGACCTTGCTGGGTATCCGTAGGGTTGTGTTGTTTTAATCGGGTTGCTGACCCGCCGTGACCGACCCGAAACCCTACCGCCACCGTTTCCCGGTGACCATCATTCAGCATGCGATTTGGCTCGACCATCGCTTTTCCCTCAGCTCCCGAGCCATCCAGGAAGTGCTTCACGAGCGCGGCATTGAGGTCAGTCACGAAACCTTGCGCGAATGGTAGATCAAGTTCGGACCCCTCTTCGCTGAGGGGTGGCGCCACCGGGAACCCCGACGAGGGATGTACGACTGTGGACGGTGTTCGACACTGGCTTTGGAGCGCTGTGGACGAGGACGACTTCGTGCTCGACAGTCTCCTTCAACGGCATCGGAAGACCGAGGCCGCGAAAACGTTCCTGGCCCGGCTGCTGGGAGAACACGATGTTCCAGAGGTCATCTATACCGATCCGCTCGGAAGTTATGGGGCCGCGATTCGGAAGGTCCCGAGCTCGGTTGACGTTGATCACCAGCAGGTGATCTCCACCGTCCGCTGGAACAAGCTCATTGAGCAGGAACATCGATTCACACGGCGGCAGGAAGGGCAACAACAGGGACTCAGACGACGGAAGCGCGCTCAAGAATTTCTGAGCCTTCACGCCTGAGTCACCAACCTCCACCATCATTCTCGTACCAACGTTTCTACCCAGACCAGACGAAGCAACCAACATCAAGCCTTCCAGGTGTGGTCAGCCATCGTGGCTGGAGTGGTCGGAACTTCAGACCACCTCAGCCCTCACTCTGCTGGGTGGCAAGTTAAGGCAACCTCAAACTGCGGGGCGTCGAGGCCAGGACTGAGCGCATCAAGAGCACCAAGCTGCCGGCCGCCCTTGAGGACAAGGGCATCAGTCTGCTGCCGAACGGTCAGTACAAGGTACGTGCCTACAACCCAGCGACCAAGAAGGAAAAGTACGTCGGCCTGCACAACACCTTCGAGGAAGCGGTGGCGCTCAAGCGCGCGTTTCTGAACGGGGACGTGGGATTCCGCTCAGATGTCAAGCAGGAGGTGGGTTCGACTGGTGGTATCAGGGGCATAAGCCGACTGCCCTGTAGGGAATGGCCGTTGTTCTTGGAAGTTGCCAGCGGGGTTCCAGTATCTCGGGTGCAGGTGCCAGTCAAACTTAAAGCGCGTCGGCAACGTACAAGGGGGCACACCAGCGTCGGAACAGCAATTCTCACTCAGAAAGGTATGCCTCCAGTGCAAGAAAACTTGAAGGTATTCGCTGCGCATAGAACTACCAGGGTACAGAGCCATCGAGACTGAAGAGCCCCGCTGTGGGGCCATCTTCCGGCAGGGTCGCGAGGCGCACGGCAGGAAGCGCTCCGTCGTGGAGGCTATTGAAACCCTGCTGCCCGGTCATGTCGGTGGCAACGTACCCAGGGTCGGCAGCGTTCACCTTGATGCCTGTCGCTCGCAACTCGTTGGCAAACTGTACCGTCACGGCGTGCAGCGCAGATTTACTGGACGCGTACGCGAGCAGCCAATAGCCGGAGCGCATGTTGTTCGGGTCACTGGTCAGCGTCAATGAGCCCATCGCGCTGCCCATGTTCACGATCCGTGCGTTCGACGTGGCTCGGAGGAGGGGCAGCAGGGCTTGGGTTACCTGCACCACACCGAACACGTTCGTCTCGAACGTGGCGCGTAGCACCTCCATCGAGACTGTGCTGGGCGGCAGATCGTCGAGTGATACGCCCGCGTTATTCACCAGCACGTCCAGCCGACCGAAGCGCTCACCCAGTTGGGTGGCAGCGGCCTGCACACTGGCAGTGTCGGTCACGTCCAGCACCAGGGCGTGAGCGTCCAGACCCTCGGCCCGGAGGAGGTCAGCGGCCGCCTCGCCCCGTTGGACGTCACGCGAGCCGATCAGGACCGTGAAGTCCAACTGCGCCAGCTGACGGGCGATTTCCAGCCCGATTCCTTTATTGGCCCCGGTGATGAGCGCTACCTGCTTGTAGTCGTAGTCTGTCATAGATGCCTCCTGGCAGGGCAGAGCACAGTACGGCGCAGCCCTGCTGCACGCACTCGCTCTTGCCGCCGATATGCTAGAACCTGACATTGACGTCAGAGGCAAGAGCTGACCAGGAGGAACGGATGCGCATCGGAGAATTGGCGGCGGCAGCAGGGGTAAGCGTGCGTTCGCTGCGCTATTACGAGGAGCAGGCACTGCTGACAAGTGAGCGCAGTGAAAGTGGACAGAGGCTCTACCAGCC
The Deinococcus sp. KNUC1210 genome window above contains:
- a CDS encoding HEAT repeat domain-containing protein; this encodes MEFKIGELARQTGLTIRTLRHYDALGLLRPSGRTQAAYRLYSPADLTRLLHIQGLKTLGLTLPEIARALDDPAYDAQESFRQHIEVLETRIAQERQLVSRLHALQGAAEVSWTAVMETIALTQRVAQQVGHFMQAAQDVAGHLTLSDEQVQCFQNQSWDSGDDDWETLLTHVFTALEEGLPSTSPEAGMLATRWQQLIGRTTADRPEIAQAIGRAYEHHLPADLRTAWTFISEAMSSQHASATMTNPSAVTDLSHPDKNVRIRAALDLGAAQHRDALPDLIARLGHEADFFVRENLTWAIVRMGPEAVPPLLELLENPDAATRLQAVHTLGKLADAASTAALSRAVNDPDDGVARKAIFALGQMGHGSALSPLIAGLGHADPERRNTLSTALVEFGGVALPALLKTLQDPEAQRRTHAADILGLLGDPVAAPALTEALRDDSWEVQFAALSALGHLPGEDAEQGIVQATQLVDPRLRAVAQRLTANRLEPSNALQARLKQRREQGKRDRAAGRV
- a CDS encoding SDR family oxidoreductase, which translates into the protein MTDYDYKQVALITGANKGIGLEIARQLAQLDFTVLIGSRDVQRGEAAADLLRAEGLDAHALVLDVTDTASVQAAATQLGERFGRLDVLVNNAGVSLDDLPPSTVSMEVLRATFETNVFGVVQVTQALLPLLRATSNARIVNMGSAMGSLTLTSDPNNMRSGYWLLAYASSKSALHAVTVQFANELRATGIKVNAADPGYVATDMTGQQGFNSLHDGALPAVRLATLPEDGPTAGLFSLDGSVPW
- a CDS encoding PQQ-binding-like beta-propeller repeat protein; amino-acid sequence: MKRPTIAALCLLTSLVACGSSTRPPLTLPEVEQLFTVDSTNADGFSLAGDVVFSQEYTRAAGYTGVLNGYDLTTGRVRLRLPYTDQLPGTREMVVAGDRYGPQQVIGGKGIYVSRYLDTSGAAIRVTSQDGTRGQIVRLPLSNESYFHLQQMTVLDDLVLVPTIHALYAYSLSQLAGFSGTPAPRWQKEFMPPADGSYIVSDIQVDAATGQIYVLNYVETSKDMVRLFLHAYQQDGTEIWQQEVTGPAPLYLGAKMTVGEDRIVVFQGAGSMAAFDSAGTAVWKASSLCQENGDQNSTYAQIQQHTIFFSPGGSSALCAFNLADGTRKWTFDPNGAGFMNRFVVVRGVLYDSNGTLYALDTATGKVLAKTGVDLSAELGGGTVLYDQPRNQLLVWADKLWAFKPIR
- a CDS encoding IS6 family transposase, with the translated sequence MTDAKPSRHRFPMTIIQHAVWLYHRFPLSYRDIQELLHQRGIEVSHETLREWAIKFGPLFACGLRHREPRRGSRWLLDEVCTTVDGVRHWLWRAVDEHGFVLDILLQRHRDTKAAKNFMMRLLAEYDVPDMICTDQLRSDRAAIREIPSLANVDHQQVISTARCNNLIEQSHRPTRRQERKQQGFKRRKRTQEFLNLHARIDNLHQHTRTSVFAASRRNNQRKAFQTWSMVAAGAV
- a CDS encoding DUF5565 family protein gives rise to the protein MKKIVSLFQRNYEGDRLVRDEIVPGAEWVAVGEGLATRKFDGTSCLIRDGKLYKRYDAKQGKTPPEGFEAAQAPDPQTGHWPGWVPVGEGADDRYHREGRQNTPNLPDGTYELVGPKIQSNSDGFDQHQLVRHGGEVLSDVPRDFQGLKAYLEPLSIEGIVWHHPDGRMVKIKRKDFFKPAKRTR